A stretch of the Methylacidiphilum caldifontis genome encodes the following:
- a CDS encoding glycosyltransferase, with translation MRQKIISKGISAEKVILLPDWADPIYFSLPDRQSALEIRKKLGLEDHLIVAHTGNMGVKQGLDIVIEAAELLREKKGIVFLLVGDGADRPRLEEKAQSLSLPCLKFIPLLSKEEYIGLLSAIDICLVTQKKEVGDIVFPSKVMTYLSAAKPVICAVNNNSEVAKVIMEANAGIVVPAEDSKAMAEAVETLSKDEQLRQRLGQEGRAYALGRWQKQKVLEEMEKTIADLLKK, from the coding sequence ATGCGCCAAAAGATCATTTCCAAAGGAATATCGGCTGAAAAAGTGATCCTTCTTCCTGATTGGGCTGATCCCATTTATTTTTCATTGCCTGACAGACAAAGTGCCCTAGAGATCAGGAAAAAATTGGGTTTAGAAGATCACCTTATTGTGGCACATACGGGCAACATGGGGGTTAAGCAAGGGTTGGACATTGTTATTGAAGCGGCAGAGCTTTTAAGGGAAAAAAAGGGGATAGTGTTTCTTTTGGTTGGAGATGGAGCCGATAGACCCAGGCTGGAAGAGAAAGCACAAAGCTTAAGTCTCCCTTGCTTGAAATTTATTCCTCTTCTTTCAAAAGAGGAATATATCGGACTTCTTTCGGCCATAGATATTTGCCTGGTTACCCAAAAAAAAGAGGTAGGGGATATAGTTTTTCCTTCGAAGGTGATGACTTACCTGTCTGCTGCTAAACCTGTAATCTGTGCTGTAAACAACAATAGTGAGGTGGCTAAGGTCATTATGGAGGCTAACGCCGGAATTGTTGTCCCGGCTGAAGACTCTAAGGCGATGGCAGAAGCTGTAGAAACTCTTAGCAAAGATGAACAGCTTAGGCAGCGATTGGGGCAGGAAGGAAGAGCTTATGCATTAGGAAGGTGGCAAAAACAGAAAGTTCTTGAAGAAATGGAAAAAACGATAGCGGATCTTTTAAAAAAATAA
- a CDS encoding small ribosomal subunit Rsm22 family protein: MEQRLSKKEAHILQKLRTIFLSEKKPVQPYWKTKEDLLVYDKVFGQRIRWKWQSVLKELSLLGWIPPQCPLVDWGCGTGVAARSFCHWAVANNYPVLSCFFWDHSPLAIQYAQTAFSEEFPNIPTNQLKSTQLPEAFILLLSHVMGELSEQSMEEVLAIAKKAIAILWVEPAKKQYSKTLIQLRELFREKFLVIAPCLHQERCPMLNEQKDWCHFFASVPRQIFQSSFWSDTQNLLGIDLGSLAYSYLVLGSRKIQKDEQPHFFRIIGTIRHYKGYSHLLCCYATAELRGQNFLHRYNPWLAKKMKKGTEFSSLAKITGQYPLKCLPVGKLSMLNQNL; encoded by the coding sequence ATGGAACAAAGACTTTCAAAAAAAGAAGCACATATTCTTCAGAAACTAAGGACTATTTTTCTCTCCGAAAAAAAACCCGTACAACCTTATTGGAAAACCAAAGAAGATTTGCTTGTTTATGACAAAGTTTTTGGACAAAGGATTCGGTGGAAATGGCAGAGTGTTTTAAAAGAGCTTTCTTTGCTTGGTTGGATTCCCCCACAGTGTCCCTTGGTTGATTGGGGTTGTGGTACAGGAGTGGCTGCAAGAAGTTTTTGTCATTGGGCAGTAGCAAATAATTACCCGGTTTTATCCTGCTTTTTCTGGGATCATTCTCCATTGGCCATTCAATATGCACAAACTGCTTTTTCAGAAGAATTTCCAAATATTCCTACAAACCAACTTAAGTCGACACAACTGCCTGAAGCATTTATTCTTCTTCTGAGTCATGTGATGGGTGAACTTTCTGAGCAATCCATGGAGGAGGTCCTTGCGATCGCAAAAAAGGCCATAGCAATCCTATGGGTCGAGCCGGCAAAAAAGCAATACTCGAAAACGCTTATCCAGTTGCGAGAACTGTTCAGGGAAAAGTTTTTGGTCATTGCCCCCTGTCTTCATCAAGAAAGATGCCCGATGCTTAATGAGCAAAAAGACTGGTGTCATTTCTTTGCTTCAGTCCCGCGGCAAATTTTTCAAAGTTCGTTCTGGAGTGATACTCAAAATCTTTTAGGCATTGATCTTGGCTCGCTTGCCTATTCTTATCTGGTTCTTGGCTCAAGGAAAATCCAAAAGGATGAACAACCCCATTTTTTTAGAATTATTGGGACTATACGCCACTATAAAGGCTACAGTCATCTTCTTTGCTGTTATGCCACAGCAGAATTAAGGGGTCAGAATTTTTTGCACCGTTACAACCCTTGGCTAGCTAAAAAAATGAAAAAAGGGACGGAGTTCTCTTCCTTGGCTAAAATTACGGGTCAGTATCCTTTGAAGTGTTTGCCCGTAGGTAAATTAAGCATGTTAAATCAGAACTTATAG
- a CDS encoding TonB-dependent receptor: protein MAFCPAYSQESSQNEPPDSNLPLSSALPEVTVSASKLSEVFQTESSSCYATPMSILDTPRVVSPISQTLMKTAGIGSWGKLDPLSFTYVNPAAMVDPSQTGCASSPDIRGTTGLTFINGMEETINMPLQDVPWNLNMIESIDLVEGPPGAVYGATQPANGYVNYITKQPYFDSFRGNVWDTIGMYNQYMWGADIGGPIQGTHNKVGYRFSYMGIESGSYYDYIKDNQQNFYAALGYKPNEKYQADLYLDFGTYSYMLEDVLLNRPTEALIQNGLYYPGFLPPSEVNTGTVANPPASSYLGIPMPISRRANVKYPGDLGRAQTAMAQWIQRFHVNDNLQIVNNTFFWYQSHVSSEDEFFFNEAWIGNYEIDNRSELLWTFDTAGFKESMHHFVDTGLDSRYQYVLAYDSFNFVVPNGWSVFENPYQRNAIFSSNFQALINNPLGPGGGEWLVPTGPYPLYFEPLNGATGSNLSRYWRVAPFFQDNIQLTKTLSIILGTRMNLYIVSSETPPGTPAFLFESLYTSQIAPQLNISPYWKPYPWVNFYFNFNWLQTTVVGGGGGYSPLFGPSAFHLLNELEELGVKFNLIDNHLFLSSNLFMENTYLFNFGLPPTPVNIKGFETSLQYQPSYHLWLKVNYLFMNGVENWSKLPTGPPLAQTYSTTLADLLGLPLDNSGTFPPGQYALIAWPENIVSAMATYQFENGLGVSLGTVVMSDMYLGYEHQVRIPTQFIPNAQIFYTSKNWELRAAFYNFTNEHYWLPNGFGFTQVRTLNLDTIFPGWPFWVEGTLSYKF from the coding sequence ATGGCTTTTTGCCCAGCTTATTCCCAAGAAAGCTCCCAAAATGAGCCTCCAGACTCGAACCTGCCCTTATCTTCAGCTCTTCCCGAAGTTACCGTCAGTGCTAGTAAGCTCTCTGAAGTTTTCCAAACCGAGTCCAGTTCTTGTTATGCCACACCCATGTCCATTCTTGATACCCCACGAGTAGTCAGCCCCATTTCGCAAACCCTGATGAAAACCGCTGGTATAGGGTCCTGGGGAAAACTTGATCCTCTGAGTTTTACTTATGTTAATCCTGCTGCTATGGTTGATCCTTCTCAAACCGGTTGTGCTTCTTCTCCCGATATTCGAGGAACTACCGGGCTTACCTTTATCAATGGTATGGAAGAAACCATCAATATGCCACTGCAGGATGTACCTTGGAATCTCAACATGATTGAGTCGATCGATCTTGTCGAAGGTCCTCCTGGAGCTGTATACGGAGCTACTCAACCTGCAAATGGCTATGTCAACTATATAACCAAACAGCCTTACTTTGATTCATTTAGAGGAAACGTGTGGGATACCATTGGCATGTATAACCAATACATGTGGGGAGCCGATATAGGCGGACCCATACAAGGAACCCATAACAAAGTTGGTTACAGGTTCAGCTACATGGGAATTGAAAGTGGAAGTTACTATGACTATATAAAAGACAACCAGCAAAACTTTTACGCTGCCCTTGGATACAAACCTAATGAAAAATACCAGGCTGACCTTTATCTTGATTTTGGCACCTATAGCTACATGCTTGAAGATGTTCTATTAAATAGACCCACTGAGGCTTTGATCCAGAATGGACTCTATTATCCAGGATTTCTTCCTCCTTCCGAAGTCAATACAGGAACAGTGGCTAATCCCCCCGCTTCAAGCTATCTAGGAATACCTATGCCCATCAGTAGACGAGCAAATGTCAAGTATCCAGGTGATTTGGGCAGGGCGCAGACAGCTATGGCTCAATGGATTCAAAGATTCCATGTTAATGACAATCTTCAGATAGTCAATAACACCTTCTTTTGGTATCAATCCCATGTTTCCAGCGAAGATGAATTTTTCTTTAACGAAGCTTGGATTGGAAATTATGAAATCGATAACCGCTCTGAACTATTGTGGACATTCGATACTGCAGGTTTCAAAGAGTCCATGCATCACTTCGTGGATACAGGGTTAGATAGCCGCTATCAATATGTTTTAGCTTACGACTCTTTCAATTTTGTTGTCCCTAACGGTTGGAGCGTTTTTGAAAACCCTTACCAGCGAAATGCTATTTTTTCATCAAATTTTCAAGCTTTAATCAACAATCCTCTTGGTCCAGGCGGAGGTGAATGGCTTGTGCCCACCGGTCCTTACCCCCTTTATTTCGAGCCTTTGAATGGAGCCACCGGTAGCAATCTGAGCAGGTATTGGAGAGTCGCTCCATTCTTTCAAGATAATATTCAGCTGACAAAAACCCTTTCGATTATCCTTGGAACAAGGATGAACCTTTATATCGTATCGAGTGAAACTCCTCCTGGAACTCCCGCTTTTTTGTTTGAAAGTCTCTACACTTCTCAAATCGCTCCACAACTCAATATCAGTCCTTACTGGAAACCTTACCCATGGGTAAACTTTTACTTTAACTTTAATTGGCTACAAACTACCGTGGTTGGGGGTGGAGGAGGGTATTCTCCTCTGTTCGGTCCTTCTGCTTTCCATCTATTAAACGAACTGGAAGAGCTTGGCGTAAAATTTAATCTTATAGATAACCACCTTTTCCTTTCCTCTAACCTTTTCATGGAAAATACCTACCTTTTTAACTTTGGCCTGCCCCCTACACCTGTAAACATTAAAGGATTTGAAACTAGCCTCCAATATCAACCTTCTTACCACCTTTGGCTTAAAGTTAACTATCTTTTCATGAATGGAGTTGAAAATTGGAGCAAGCTGCCAACCGGCCCTCCTTTAGCTCAAACCTATTCGACAACCCTTGCAGATCTGCTAGGACTTCCCCTGGATAACTCTGGAACTTTTCCCCCTGGCCAATACGCTCTCATCGCCTGGCCAGAAAACATTGTTTCAGCAATGGCAACCTATCAATTTGAAAACGGCCTTGGAGTAAGTCTTGGAACAGTAGTGATGAGTGATATGTACTTGGGATATGAGCATCAAGTCAGAATTCCCACCCAATTTATTCCTAATGCCCAGATCTTTTATACCAGTAAAAATTGGGAGCTCAGAGCCGCTTTCTACAATTTTACCAATGAACATTACTGGCTTCCAAACGGCTTTGGATTTACCCAGGTCAGGACCCTTAACCTAGACACCATTTTTCCCGGTTGGCCATTTTGGGTAGAAGGCACTTTAAGCTATAAGTTCTGA